A single window of Meiothermus sp. DNA harbors:
- a CDS encoding DNA adenine methylase, which produces MIKYIGSKRALLPWIVEIIEKISKLKKANRVVDLFSGSSRVGHALKAKGFDVVANDINAYAFVLAQTLVEADAREYTRDRVEKILAELMRVAPVEGWFTKANCIDARYFQPKNGAKIEAIRELIESVYSSDPLLKAILLTSLILAADKVDSTTGIQMAYLKDWAPRAYNDLRLEYPPLLPGTGKAFQGDALDMAGQLEADIFYLDPPYNQHSYLGNYHVWETLVRWDNPQTYGVAQKRVDVQERKSPFNSKREAKEAMRTVLSRINANHVVVSFSNEGFFAAEEIEAMLKDWGYVVRLTRPHQRYVGARIGIYNPKGEKVGQISHTENREFLFVATHSQKVCRAFQELSGPPEVYQSALL; this is translated from the coding sequence ATGATCAAGTACATTGGTTCAAAACGGGCTTTATTACCTTGGATTGTTGAAATCATCGAAAAAATCAGCAAGCTAAAAAAAGCCAATCGTGTAGTGGATTTATTTTCAGGTAGTTCACGTGTCGGCCATGCCTTGAAAGCCAAAGGCTTTGACGTAGTGGCCAATGACATAAACGCCTATGCTTTTGTGCTGGCTCAAACCCTAGTTGAAGCTGATGCACGTGAATACACTCGAGACAGAGTAGAAAAAATCCTTGCAGAGCTTATGCGGGTTGCTCCGGTAGAAGGTTGGTTCACAAAAGCCAACTGCATCGATGCGCGGTATTTTCAGCCCAAGAACGGAGCAAAGATAGAGGCCATACGTGAGCTAATCGAATCGGTGTACTCGAGTGACCCCTTGCTCAAAGCAATCCTGCTGACCAGTTTGATACTGGCTGCCGATAAAGTGGATTCAACTACGGGTATACAGATGGCCTACCTGAAGGACTGGGCCCCCAGGGCCTACAACGATTTGCGCCTCGAGTACCCTCCCCTTCTTCCGGGAACAGGAAAAGCCTTTCAAGGCGACGCACTGGATATGGCTGGGCAGCTCGAGGCCGATATTTTTTATCTTGACCCCCCCTATAATCAGCATTCCTACCTGGGAAACTATCACGTGTGGGAAACCCTGGTTCGCTGGGACAACCCACAAACATACGGCGTGGCCCAAAAACGAGTGGACGTTCAGGAGCGAAAAAGCCCCTTCAACTCAAAGCGCGAGGCCAAAGAAGCCATGCGAACGGTTTTGTCTCGGATCAACGCCAATCACGTGGTGGTTTCTTTTAGTAATGAAGGATTTTTCGCGGCGGAGGAAATAGAGGCCATGCTGAAAGACTGGGGATATGTGGTGCGGCTAACCCGCCCCCACCAACGCTATGTGGGGGCTCGAATTGGCATCTACAACCCTAAAGGCGAAAAAGTTGGGCAAATTTCACATACAGAGAATCGGGAGTTTTTGTTTGTTGCTACCCACAGCCAAAAAGTATGCCGGGCCTTTCAAGAGCTCTCGGGCCCGCCGGAAGTTTATCAATCTGCCTTGCTTTAG
- a CDS encoding phosphoribosylanthranilate isomerase produces the protein MTRAKICGITRLEDALLAEELGAWALGFILAPGTKRYLEPEQIRPIAEALGPFVVRVGVFVDTPPEGVLAQMQTARLQVAQLHGNEPPEWAAQIRRFYPVIKAIRLAGPAQPDWLSYPADALLVDGMNPGSGQGYPLDWLAPLRPHPRLIVAGGLTPHNLQPVLDLKPYAVDVSSGVEAAPRRKDPLKLRAFLAQVSGTNRNQ, from the coding sequence ATGACCCGCGCCAAAATCTGCGGCATCACTCGCCTCGAGGACGCCCTCCTGGCGGAGGAACTAGGGGCCTGGGCTTTGGGCTTCATCCTGGCCCCCGGCACCAAGCGCTATCTCGAGCCCGAGCAAATCCGCCCCATTGCGGAGGCGCTGGGGCCTTTTGTAGTGCGGGTGGGGGTGTTTGTGGACACGCCCCCCGAGGGGGTTCTGGCGCAGATGCAGACTGCAAGGCTCCAGGTGGCCCAGCTTCACGGAAACGAACCCCCCGAGTGGGCCGCCCAGATCCGCCGGTTCTATCCGGTCATTAAGGCGATCCGGCTCGCGGGGCCCGCCCAGCCCGACTGGCTTTCGTATCCGGCGGACGCCCTCCTGGTCGATGGAATGAACCCTGGCAGCGGGCAGGGCTATCCGCTGGACTGGCTGGCCCCCCTCCGGCCCCACCCCCGGCTGATTGTGGCCGGGGGCCTGACCCCTCACAACTTGCAACCCGTGCTGGACTTGAAACCCTACGCGGTGGACGTCAGCAGCGGGGTGGAAGCCGCACCCCGCCGCAAAGACCCCCTCAAACTGCGGGCGTTTCTGGCTCAGGTGAGCGGCACCAACCGGAACCAGTAG
- a CDS encoding Hsp20/alpha crystallin family protein, which translates to MLDIVRNVPVQTMPLRSWNLSTVNDFFSEFDRLWNEVTASVSSPLRTGTYPYDLYETEDSLVLEMAVPGLRKDDLEVRLEGNQLSIRGTYPEASNGERRYWVRGLPRGHFVQSLSLPASVEVDKIQATITDGLLRLTLPKVEQARVKRIAISSA; encoded by the coding sequence ATGCTGGACATTGTTCGGAACGTACCGGTTCAGACCATGCCTCTGCGGAGCTGGAATCTCTCGACCGTAAACGACTTTTTTAGCGAGTTTGACCGGCTCTGGAACGAGGTGACAGCTTCGGTGAGCAGCCCGCTGCGTACCGGCACCTATCCCTACGATCTGTACGAAACCGAGGACAGTCTGGTGCTGGAAATGGCGGTACCAGGTCTGCGCAAGGATGACCTCGAGGTTCGCCTGGAGGGCAACCAACTCAGCATCCGGGGCACCTACCCCGAAGCTTCCAACGGGGAACGGCGCTACTGGGTGCGGGGCCTACCGCGCGGGCACTTTGTCCAAAGCCTCAGCCTGCCCGCCTCGGTAGAAGTCGACAAGATTCAGGCCACCATCACCGATGGTCTCTTGCGCCTGACCCTGCCTAAAGTCGAGCAAGCTAGGGTCAAGCGAATTGCCATCAGTTCGGCCTAA
- a CDS encoding LutB/LldF family L-lactate oxidation iron-sulfur protein, translated as MKVTANQYPQEAARVLREEPHVRESVTGATLNFDLKRRQAYAEVEIETWRRWAEGVKNHVLSNLSGLLLEAEASLQKNGVQVHWAEDADDARRIVAEIARAGRVRKVVKAKTMVSEELGINPMLEGMGVEVLETDLGEYIIQLLNQPPSHIVGPAIHLNLGQIRQLFHDRFQTPLEASPEHLASVARKLLREGFLKADMGISGGNFVVAETGTLALIENEGNIRLSTSAPRIHVALVGIEKLLPRFTDLAVFLSLTARAATGQRLGTFVSLIQGPRQPGEPDGPEEVHVVFVDNGRSSVLADPEAWESLRCLRCAACLNACPVYRQTGGHAYGYVYSGPIGAILSPGLLGLEETKPLPYASSLCGACFQACPVRIPIPKLLLTWRNRAVEEGLTPKVEAAAIKGYALAMTRPWAYRLASKALRLLPEKALDNTLVPVLKAWTEGRAGLKPSPKSFRQMWEEGEV; from the coding sequence ATGAAAGTGACCGCCAATCAGTACCCCCAGGAAGCCGCTCGAGTGCTGCGCGAGGAGCCCCACGTGCGCGAGTCGGTCACGGGGGCTACCCTCAACTTCGACCTTAAAAGACGGCAGGCCTATGCCGAGGTGGAGATCGAAACCTGGCGGCGCTGGGCCGAGGGGGTCAAGAACCATGTGCTCTCGAACCTGAGTGGGCTCCTGCTGGAAGCCGAAGCCAGTCTTCAGAAAAACGGCGTGCAGGTGCACTGGGCCGAGGACGCCGACGATGCGCGGCGCATTGTGGCCGAGATTGCCCGCGCAGGCCGGGTCAGAAAGGTAGTCAAGGCCAAGACCATGGTCTCGGAGGAGCTGGGCATTAATCCCATGCTCGAGGGGATGGGGGTGGAGGTACTCGAGACCGACCTGGGCGAGTACATCATCCAGCTGCTAAACCAGCCGCCCTCGCACATCGTGGGGCCGGCCATTCACCTGAACCTGGGGCAAATCCGCCAACTCTTCCACGATCGCTTTCAGACTCCCCTGGAAGCCAGCCCCGAGCATCTGGCCTCCGTCGCCCGCAAGCTGCTGCGCGAAGGTTTTCTGAAGGCCGATATGGGTATCTCGGGGGGCAATTTTGTAGTGGCCGAGACCGGCACCCTGGCCTTGATCGAAAACGAAGGAAACATCCGGCTCTCCACCTCGGCCCCGCGCATCCATGTGGCGCTGGTGGGCATCGAAAAACTCCTGCCCCGCTTCACCGACCTGGCGGTGTTCCTCTCGCTCACCGCCCGCGCCGCCACCGGACAGCGACTGGGCACCTTTGTTTCGCTAATCCAGGGCCCCAGACAGCCGGGCGAGCCCGACGGCCCCGAGGAAGTCCACGTGGTCTTTGTGGATAACGGACGTAGCAGCGTGCTGGCCGACCCCGAAGCCTGGGAGAGCCTGCGCTGCTTGCGCTGCGCGGCCTGTCTGAACGCCTGCCCGGTCTACCGCCAGACCGGCGGCCACGCCTACGGCTATGTGTATAGCGGCCCCATCGGGGCCATTCTGTCGCCGGGGCTTTTGGGCTTAGAAGAAACCAAACCTCTCCCTTATGCTTCCTCGCTGTGCGGGGCCTGTTTCCAGGCCTGCCCGGTGAGGATTCCCATCCCCAAGCTCCTGCTCACCTGGCGCAACCGGGCGGTAGAGGAAGGCCTAACCCCCAAAGTAGAGGCCGCCGCCATCAAGGGCTATGCCCTGGCCATGACCCGGCCCTGGGCCTATCGCCTGGCCTCCAAGGCCCTGCGCCTGTTGCCCGAAAAAGCCCTGGACAACACCCTCGTGCCGGTGCTCAAAGCCTGGACGGAAGGCCGGGCGGGCCTGAAGCCCAGCCCCAAGAGCTTCCGGCAGATGTGGGAGGAGGGGGAGGTGTAA
- a CDS encoding ATP-binding protein, translated as MSPAELTQYLSGLIEHRIQLATMLWGPPGVGKSSIVAQTARRYGIGFIDVRLSQLAPTDLRGLPVPLDGVSRWYPPEFLPREGEGILFLDELNMAPPTMQGMAQQLILDRKVGSYELPEGWFVWAAGNRKEDRAAVFDMPAPLANRFIHLEVTPDFDSFKAYGLQAGIDERILAFLAFRPALLHQMDAKSPAWPSPRSWEMASHLLKAGLDIAPVVGEAAAAELAAYEQVYGMLPELSGILEGRLSPPFPEEPSARYALTMGLAFRAENARQALNAFRWMVEVAPSEWVQLLVCDLYRRLKVQGLGEFALLVREEPRLQAYLAEYRELVLG; from the coding sequence GTGAGCCCAGCCGAACTTACCCAGTACCTGTCGGGGTTGATTGAGCATCGAATCCAGCTTGCCACCATGCTGTGGGGGCCGCCGGGGGTGGGGAAGTCTTCGATTGTAGCCCAGACCGCCCGCAGGTATGGCATCGGCTTTATTGACGTGCGGCTCTCCCAACTGGCCCCTACCGACCTGCGTGGCCTGCCGGTGCCTTTAGACGGGGTTTCACGCTGGTATCCGCCGGAGTTTCTGCCCCGGGAAGGGGAGGGGATTCTTTTCCTGGACGAGCTCAACATGGCCCCCCCCACCATGCAGGGCATGGCCCAGCAGCTCATCTTGGATCGCAAGGTGGGCTCGTATGAGCTACCCGAGGGCTGGTTTGTCTGGGCGGCGGGCAACCGCAAGGAAGACCGGGCCGCGGTGTTCGACATGCCGGCCCCGCTGGCCAACCGCTTTATTCACCTCGAGGTCACCCCCGATTTCGATAGCTTCAAAGCCTACGGTCTGCAGGCCGGTATAGACGAGCGTATCCTGGCGTTTTTGGCCTTCCGCCCGGCCTTGCTCCACCAGATGGACGCCAAAAGTCCGGCCTGGCCCAGCCCGCGAAGCTGGGAGATGGCCTCGCACCTTTTGAAGGCCGGTCTCGACATCGCTCCGGTGGTGGGCGAGGCCGCCGCCGCCGAGCTGGCCGCCTACGAGCAGGTGTATGGCATGCTGCCCGAACTGAGTGGAATCCTCGAGGGCCGCTTGAGCCCGCCCTTCCCCGAGGAACCCTCGGCCCGCTACGCCCTTACGATGGGGCTGGCCTTCCGTGCCGAGAATGCCCGGCAGGCCCTGAACGCTTTCCGCTGGATGGTGGAGGTAGCACCCTCGGAGTGGGTGCAACTGCTGGTCTGTGACCTCTACCGCCGGCTCAAGGTGCAGGGCTTGGGGGAATTTGCCCTCCTGGTACGGGAGGAGCCCCGCTTGCAGGCCTATTTGGCGGAGTACCGGGAGCTGGTTTTGGGCTGA
- a CDS encoding VWA-like domain-containing protein — MSETFPDLEIGSVNPVSVLSRRITASLFRLRRRSPFLATLALFAHYRPSLVIPTAATDGRDVFYNPHFMAALSDEHFDGVLLHEVLHAALLHVTRRSHRDPRRWNIAADIVVNGLLIAQGYSLPEGHVRNPELERFAVEEVYALLPQEPSEEVVPDLLEAPPDDAEAAEGEGKQNQGLPGQKGKPRRSKKRVEGGTLGEAEKAAIEKHWKKAVQQAQAIARSQGQGSLPVGLERAFGLLEPAELDWKTLLWRFLVRTPTDFAGYDRRHVGRGLYLETLEGESLKVYIAVDTSGSVDDALIRRFLGEVQGILRAYPHLEARLFYADAALYGPHELKADGEIPPPQGGGGTSFVPFFEEVNRTALEGVCVYLTDGYGDFPLLAPQLPTLWVVAPGGLDAASFPFGEVARLF; from the coding sequence ATGTCCGAAACGTTCCCCGACCTTGAAATTGGTTCTGTAAACCCTGTGTCGGTGCTGTCTCGTCGCATCACGGCCAGCCTGTTTCGCTTGCGCAGGCGCTCGCCTTTTTTGGCCACCCTGGCGCTTTTTGCCCACTACCGGCCCAGCCTGGTCATTCCCACGGCGGCTACCGACGGGCGCGACGTGTTTTACAACCCTCACTTTATGGCGGCCCTCTCCGACGAACACTTCGATGGGGTGCTGCTGCACGAGGTTCTGCATGCGGCTCTGCTGCACGTTACCCGCCGCTCGCACCGCGATCCCCGGCGCTGGAACATCGCGGCCGACATCGTGGTGAACGGCCTCCTGATCGCGCAGGGTTACAGCCTGCCCGAAGGGCATGTCCGTAACCCCGAGCTCGAGCGCTTCGCTGTCGAAGAGGTTTATGCCCTGCTACCCCAGGAACCATCCGAGGAAGTTGTGCCGGACTTGCTCGAGGCCCCCCCCGATGATGCAGAGGCCGCAGAGGGCGAGGGCAAGCAGAACCAGGGCTTGCCGGGACAGAAGGGCAAGCCCCGCCGCAGCAAGAAGCGGGTGGAGGGGGGCACGCTCGGCGAGGCCGAGAAAGCCGCCATCGAAAAGCACTGGAAAAAGGCCGTGCAGCAGGCCCAGGCCATTGCCCGCAGCCAGGGCCAGGGCAGCCTGCCGGTGGGTCTCGAGCGGGCTTTTGGCCTCCTGGAACCTGCCGAACTCGACTGGAAAACCCTGCTGTGGCGTTTTCTGGTACGCACCCCCACCGACTTTGCCGGCTACGACCGCCGCCACGTGGGACGCGGCCTATACCTGGAGACCCTCGAGGGCGAGAGCCTCAAGGTTTACATCGCCGTGGACACCTCGGGCTCGGTAGACGATGCCCTGATCCGCCGCTTTTTGGGCGAGGTGCAGGGCATTCTACGGGCTTACCCGCATTTAGAAGCCCGGCTGTTCTACGCCGATGCCGCCCTCTACGGCCCGCATGAACTAAAGGCCGACGGCGAAATTCCCCCGCCCCAGGGGGGTGGCGGCACTAGCTTTGTGCCGTTTTTTGAGGAGGTGAATCGCACAGCCCTCGAGGGGGTGTGTGTGTACCTGACCGATGGCTACGGTGATTTTCCCCTCCTGGCCCCGCAACTCCCCACGCTATGGGTGGTGGCGCCGGGGGGACTTGACGCCGCCTCGTTTCCCTTTGGCGAGGTAGCCCGGCTCTTCTAG
- a CDS encoding heavy metal-binding domain-containing protein: MRNKIVLSTSSHLEGYQITEYLDVVFGEAIVGANIFRDLLASVRDIVGGRSGAYEAELRKAREIALGELEQAARARGADAVIGIDVDYETVGQGNMLMVTASGTAVKASKQY; this comes from the coding sequence GTGCGGAACAAGATTGTCCTTTCCACCTCGAGCCACCTCGAGGGCTATCAGATCACCGAGTACCTGGACGTGGTGTTTGGTGAGGCCATCGTGGGGGCCAATATCTTCCGCGACCTGCTGGCCTCGGTGCGCGACATTGTGGGTGGGCGCAGTGGAGCCTACGAAGCCGAGCTGCGCAAGGCCCGCGAGATTGCCCTAGGGGAGCTCGAGCAGGCCGCAAGGGCCCGCGGTGCCGACGCGGTCATCGGGATTGACGTGGACTACGAGACCGTGGGCCAGGGCAACATGCTCATGGTGACCGCTTCGGGGACGGCGGTAAAAGCCAGCAAACAATACTGA
- a CDS encoding (Fe-S)-binding protein encodes MKVALFITCLTDQFFAEAGAATVKLLRRLGCTVTFPEGQTCCGQPAYNAGYWAEARQVAEHTLGVLEDAPYVVLPSGSCTTMLRAFYPEIYREQPRMFAKAEALSHKTYELAEFIVKVLGVTHLGQGLSGRRIAYHHGCHALRELGIKQEPLTLLRNAGAEIVDWAAAEECCGFGGLFSVKLPEVALSMADRKLSTLPQGQIDFLTSADGGCMLHLSGRIENRGLGLPVKPLASVLWEATQ; translated from the coding sequence ATGAAGGTAGCCCTTTTTATCACCTGCCTGACCGACCAGTTCTTTGCCGAGGCGGGGGCGGCTACGGTCAAGCTGCTTCGCCGCCTGGGCTGTACGGTGACATTTCCCGAGGGCCAGACCTGCTGCGGCCAGCCCGCCTACAACGCCGGCTACTGGGCCGAGGCCCGCCAGGTGGCCGAGCATACCCTGGGCGTACTCGAGGACGCCCCGTATGTGGTGTTGCCTTCGGGCTCCTGCACCACCATGCTGCGGGCTTTTTACCCCGAGATCTACCGCGAACAGCCCCGCATGTTTGCTAAGGCCGAAGCTCTGAGCCACAAGACCTACGAGCTCGCGGAGTTCATCGTCAAGGTGCTGGGGGTCACCCATTTGGGCCAAGGACTATCGGGCCGGCGCATCGCCTACCACCACGGTTGCCACGCTCTGCGCGAGCTGGGCATCAAACAAGAACCCCTCACGCTTTTGCGCAACGCCGGCGCCGAAATTGTGGACTGGGCCGCTGCCGAGGAATGCTGTGGCTTTGGCGGGTTGTTTTCGGTCAAGTTGCCTGAAGTGGCCCTGAGCATGGCCGATCGCAAGCTTTCTACCCTGCCCCAAGGCCAGATAGACTTCCTGACCAGCGCCGATGGCGGCTGCATGCTTCACCTCAGCGGGCGCATCGAGAACCGGGGCCTGGGCTTGCCCGTCAAGCCGTTGGCCTCGGTGCTCTGGGAGGCCACGCAATGA
- a CDS encoding NEW3 domain-containing protein → MLLLLLSLGLAQGFRGLALYTPYPSQSVRLGETINLPITLKGYSLPPQTVQVRVTELAPGWKASLLGGGRVVTSVYVLPDGEQSLSLRLEPPQNVRPGTYRFQLLAEGSGVRAVLPIALTLGQVLPKRLSLETELPVLKGTPTAGFRYRVTLRNESDQDLLVNLEADAPENFRVSFSTAFGGQEVNSLPLKAGETKDLDVQVTPPRQVEAKTYAVTLRALAGETKAELVVNLDITGQVELSLSTPEGRLSGRAYAGRENPIKLVVKNTGSAPAENLELSASEPAGWEVKFEPDKVEKIAPGGEAEVTAKIKPSPRAVAGDYMLTLRASAGGAQASTDYRVTVQTSTLWGLVGVALIAVAVGAVGFAVSRFGRR, encoded by the coding sequence ATGTTGCTATTGCTGCTAAGCCTGGGTCTGGCCCAGGGGTTTCGTGGTCTGGCCTTGTATACGCCCTATCCGTCCCAGAGCGTGCGGCTGGGTGAAACCATCAACCTGCCCATTACCCTAAAGGGCTACAGTCTGCCACCCCAGACGGTGCAGGTACGGGTGACCGAGCTGGCGCCGGGCTGGAAAGCCAGTCTCTTGGGGGGAGGTCGGGTGGTTACTTCGGTATACGTGCTGCCCGATGGCGAACAAAGCCTTTCCCTGCGGCTCGAGCCTCCCCAAAACGTGCGGCCCGGTACCTATCGCTTCCAGCTCCTGGCCGAGGGTAGCGGGGTACGGGCTGTGCTGCCTATTGCCCTTACGCTGGGCCAGGTCTTGCCCAAGCGGCTCTCGCTCGAGACCGAGCTGCCGGTGCTCAAGGGCACCCCTACGGCGGGCTTCCGCTACCGCGTGACCCTACGAAACGAAAGCGACCAGGACTTGCTGGTGAACCTGGAAGCCGATGCCCCCGAGAACTTCCGCGTGAGTTTCAGCACTGCTTTTGGTGGTCAGGAAGTCAATAGCCTGCCCCTCAAGGCCGGTGAGACCAAAGACCTGGACGTGCAGGTGACCCCGCCTCGGCAGGTAGAGGCCAAAACCTATGCCGTTACCTTGCGGGCCCTGGCAGGGGAGACCAAGGCCGAGTTGGTGGTGAACCTGGACATTACCGGCCAGGTGGAGCTCAGCCTCTCGACTCCCGAGGGGCGGCTTTCGGGCCGGGCCTATGCGGGTCGGGAGAACCCCATCAAGCTGGTAGTGAAAAACACCGGCAGCGCCCCGGCGGAAAACCTCGAGCTCTCGGCCAGCGAGCCTGCGGGCTGGGAGGTCAAGTTTGAACCCGACAAGGTTGAAAAAATCGCTCCGGGCGGGGAGGCCGAGGTGACGGCGAAAATCAAACCCTCCCCTAGAGCCGTGGCCGGCGACTACATGCTCACCCTGCGGGCCTCGGCAGGCGGCGCCCAGGCTTCTACCGACTACCGGGTTACCGTGCAGACCTCCACCCTGTGGGGCTTGGTGGGGGTAGCCCTGATTGCAGTGGCGGTGGGGGCAGTGGGCTTTGCGGTATCCCGCTTTGGACGGCGCTAG
- a CDS encoding ABC transporter permease: MQPSPRQPRREGSPWTGLWAVFFKEMADHLSSTRMRILEVLILLSAVGAVYAGAQTLRQTVSEDPFLLLRVFTASQDPLPSFVAFLSFFLPLAAIALGFDAVNGEYSRNTLSRILAQPIYRDALLWGKFLAGLATLALLLLALFLLVVGLQLLFLGVPPSSEEVARALLFLLATLAYTGVWLGIALLTSVLFRSAATSALAAIAVWLFFALFWGIIAQLLAQAIVPFDPFDPESELRQTEALLAFSRFSPNTLYAEAIQALLNPGVRSLGPVLITQLQGALLGTPLPLGQSFLLAWPQLTGLIALTLLLFALTYVLFQRREVRA, encoded by the coding sequence ATGCAGCCTAGCCCCCGCCAACCCCGCCGGGAGGGCTCGCCCTGGACGGGACTGTGGGCGGTCTTCTTCAAGGAGATGGCCGACCACCTTAGCAGCACCCGGATGCGCATTCTCGAGGTGTTGATCCTGCTTTCGGCAGTGGGAGCCGTGTACGCCGGAGCCCAGACCTTGCGTCAGACCGTGAGCGAAGACCCCTTCCTACTCTTGCGGGTCTTTACCGCTTCGCAAGACCCCCTGCCCTCCTTTGTGGCTTTCCTGAGCTTCTTTTTGCCCCTGGCGGCAATTGCCCTGGGCTTCGATGCCGTCAACGGCGAGTACAGCCGCAACACCCTCTCGCGCATCCTAGCCCAGCCCATCTACCGCGACGCCTTGCTGTGGGGCAAGTTTCTGGCTGGACTGGCTACCTTGGCCCTCCTCTTGCTGGCCTTGTTTTTGCTGGTGGTAGGCTTGCAACTCCTCTTCCTGGGCGTACCGCCTAGCAGCGAGGAAGTCGCGCGGGCCTTGCTTTTTTTGCTGGCCACCCTGGCCTATACCGGGGTTTGGCTGGGTATTGCCCTGCTGACCTCGGTGCTCTTCCGTAGTGCCGCCACCTCGGCCCTGGCGGCCATTGCAGTCTGGCTCTTTTTTGCCTTGTTCTGGGGCATTATCGCCCAGCTCCTGGCCCAGGCCATCGTTCCTTTCGACCCCTTCGACCCCGAGAGCGAGCTGCGTCAGACCGAGGCCCTGCTGGCCTTCTCCCGCTTTTCGCCCAACACCCTCTACGCCGAGGCCATCCAGGCACTTTTGAACCCCGGGGTGCGCAGCCTGGGGCCGGTGCTCATCACCCAGTTGCAGGGGGCCTTGTTGGGTACGCCGCTGCCCTTGGGGCAGAGCTTCTTGCTGGCCTGGCCCCAGCTCACCGGCCTGATTGCCCTAACCCTGCTGCTTTTTGCCCTGACTTACGTGCTCTTTCAGCGGCGTGAGGTGCGGGCTTAG
- a CDS encoding ABC transporter ATP-binding protein encodes MVIETQGLTKRYGKVVAVEGLDLRIGAGEVYGLLGPNGSGKTTTILMLLGLTEPSAGTVRVLGLDPAREPLSLKRQVGYLPDSVGFYAEMTAWENLAYIARLNGLPKAQAQARMERVLARMGLAEVAHRPVSAYSRGMRQRLGLAEVLLKEPKVVVLDEPTLGLDPEAAQGFLQMIQGLKAEGITVLLSSHLLHQVQAICDRVGLFHQGKLVLEGRVEELAQRVLGGAYRIRLEASPTPGLVERLQALPEVRRVQAEAQELRLEATQDIRPQVAREALEAGAALLSLTLEQPSLDEVYARYFQEVRHAA; translated from the coding sequence ATGGTCATCGAGACCCAAGGCCTGACCAAGCGCTACGGCAAGGTGGTCGCTGTCGAAGGGCTCGATCTGCGCATTGGAGCGGGCGAGGTGTACGGCCTTTTGGGCCCCAACGGTTCGGGTAAGACCACCACCATCCTGATGCTTTTGGGCTTGACCGAGCCAAGTGCGGGCACGGTACGGGTGCTGGGCCTTGATCCGGCGCGCGAGCCCCTCTCGCTCAAGCGGCAGGTGGGCTACCTGCCCGATTCGGTGGGGTTTTATGCCGAGATGACGGCCTGGGAGAACCTGGCCTACATCGCCCGCCTGAATGGGCTACCTAAAGCCCAGGCCCAGGCTCGTATGGAGCGGGTGCTGGCGCGTATGGGGCTGGCCGAGGTGGCCCACCGCCCGGTGAGCGCTTATTCCCGGGGGATGCGCCAGCGCTTGGGGCTGGCCGAGGTGCTCCTTAAAGAGCCCAAAGTAGTTGTTCTGGACGAACCCACTTTAGGCCTTGACCCCGAGGCAGCGCAGGGGTTTTTGCAGATGATCCAAGGCCTCAAGGCCGAAGGCATTACGGTGCTGCTTTCCTCGCACCTGTTGCACCAGGTGCAGGCCATCTGCGACCGGGTTGGGCTATTCCACCAAGGGAAACTGGTGCTGGAAGGCCGGGTAGAAGAACTGGCCCAGCGGGTGCTGGGGGGGGCCTACCGGATTCGCCTCGAGGCCAGCCCTACCCCCGGCCTGGTAGAGCGCTTACAGGCCCTGCCCGAGGTGCGCCGGGTACAGGCCGAGGCCCAGGAGCTAAGACTGGAAGCCACCCAGGACATCAGGCCCCAGGTGGCCCGGGAGGCGCTCGAGGCCGGGGCCGCGCTCCTTAGCCTTACGCTCGAGCAACCCAGCCTCGACGAGGTCTATGCCCGCTACTTCCAGGAGGTGCGCCATGCAGCCTAG